One Mercenaria mercenaria strain notata chromosome 12, MADL_Memer_1, whole genome shotgun sequence DNA segment encodes these proteins:
- the LOC123535252 gene encoding uncharacterized protein LOC123535252, giving the protein MFRSCVLLILILGTCVAHKFYIHNRCSHTVYVGLLGNHKLDQGGFELPSGQSHTTHVPNKWSGRVWGRTRCGNGRCETGDCGVGRIQCNGAGGVAPATLAEITFDAGSRGNQDFYDISLVDGFNLQMSMEPRSGTYNNHSSRKYYCKRAGCGTDINQICPDELRVYGTGGTVACKSACLKWNSANYCCTGAHNKPSTCPPSYFSKIFKRACPDAYSYAYDDQSSTFTCDGWGTGQTAYDITFC; this is encoded by the exons ATGTTCCGTAGCTGTGTTTTGCTAATATTGATTCTAGGAACGTGTGTGGCTCACAAGTTCTACATTCATAACAGGTGCTCACACACAGTGTATGTTGGACTTCTTGGGAACCATAAGCTTGATCAAG GTGGATTCGAGTTGCCTTCTGGACAGAGTCATACAACTCACGTTCCCAACAAATGGTCAGGTCGTGTTTGGGGTAGAACCCGCTGCGGCAATGGTAGATGCGAGACCGGGGACTGTGGTGTAGGAAGGATCCAATGCAACGGAGCGGGCGGGGTCGCTCCCGCTACGCTTGCTGAGATAACGTTTGATGCTGGCAGCAGAGGAAATCAGGACTTCTACGACATCAGTCTTGTTGATGGCTTCAATCTGCAAATGTCCATGGAACCAAGATCTGGTACCTATAATAATCATTCAAGTCGAAAATACTACTGCAAGAGAGCTGGTTGTGGTACAGATATTAACCAGATATGTCCGGATGAGTTACGTGTCTATGGAACGGGTGGAACTGTTGCCTGCAAGAGCGCATGCCTGAAATGGAATAGTGCTAATTACTGTTGTACCGGAGCACATAACAAGCCTAGTACTTGTCCGCCATCTTACTTCTCAAAGATCTTTAAAAGAGCATGTCCGGACGCTTACAGTTATGCCTATGATGACCAGTCCAGTACTTTCACATGCGACGGATGGGGTACTGGGCAAACTGCATACGATATAACATTTTGCTGA